The Nitrospinaceae bacterium genome window below encodes:
- a CDS encoding glycosyl transferase: MNRVKVTILHPGDPLGFKVGGIETFIRDFIKNAPSHFDIDFVGISTDREKCKPGKWIKLDIGGKPFNFFPLFFEEDANKKSFIPLSLRYSFRLKMSNLNFDHHVLFFNRLEPAILFRNKRVPKFLITHNDIEKQILKSGGEVLWSKFPKLYLKIEDKVFPGLDRIYTVSMSTLDFYCKKYSKWKDKFAFIPTFVDVEKFRVVKITDKPALKKEIARQLENVDPEAHWILFVGRLQKQKNPIRLLEVFQKYNLKDTSSYLLIAGEGNLRKAAENHARELGVEKNVIFLGNVNPNDIVKLYQASDAFLMTSNFEGMPMSVLEALGCGLPVVSNEVGEVSRVVRNNFSGEVVKTVDPGMIAQSLFKVVDNPHVYTASNCVDSIREFTPQKVLQEKYDKMEELYVQKFHGNGSIRERVEK; encoded by the coding sequence ATGAATCGCGTGAAAGTAACCATATTGCATCCTGGCGATCCACTGGGTTTCAAGGTGGGTGGAATTGAGACGTTTATCAGGGATTTTATCAAAAATGCTCCGTCCCACTTCGATATAGATTTTGTAGGAATCAGCACGGATCGAGAAAAATGTAAGCCGGGGAAATGGATAAAACTGGATATCGGCGGCAAACCGTTCAATTTTTTTCCATTATTTTTTGAGGAAGATGCCAATAAAAAATCCTTCATTCCATTGTCATTGAGGTATTCGTTCCGATTGAAAATGTCAAATTTGAACTTTGACCATCACGTTTTATTTTTTAACCGGCTGGAACCTGCAATTTTATTCAGGAATAAACGCGTGCCTAAATTCCTCATCACTCATAATGATATCGAAAAACAAATTCTAAAAAGTGGGGGAGAGGTGTTGTGGAGTAAGTTTCCAAAACTTTATCTCAAAATTGAGGACAAGGTATTCCCCGGTCTGGACAGGATTTATACAGTCAGCATGAGTACTCTGGACTTTTATTGTAAAAAATATTCTAAATGGAAAGATAAATTCGCTTTTATTCCGACGTTTGTTGATGTGGAAAAATTCAGGGTGGTTAAAATTACGGATAAACCGGCTCTTAAAAAAGAAATAGCTCGACAACTCGAAAATGTTGACCCCGAGGCTCATTGGATTTTGTTTGTTGGGAGGCTTCAAAAGCAAAAAAATCCGATACGATTGCTTGAAGTGTTTCAAAAATATAATTTGAAGGATACGTCTTCTTATTTGTTGATCGCCGGTGAAGGAAACCTTAGAAAAGCGGCGGAAAATCATGCCAGAGAATTGGGCGTTGAGAAAAACGTGATTTTTTTGGGCAATGTGAACCCAAATGACATCGTCAAACTCTATCAGGCATCAGATGCATTTTTGATGACAAGCAATTTTGAAGGAATGCCGATGAGCGTTCTGGAAGCACTGGGATGTGGGCTGCCTGTCGTTTCCAATGAAGTGGGGGAGGTGAGCCGTGTGGTGCGAAATAATTTTTCCGGGGAAGTTGTAAAAACGGTTGATCCTGGCATGATTGCGCAGTCTTTATTCAAAGTCGTTGATAATCCCCATGTTTATACCGCTAGCAACTGCGTAGACTCGATCAGGGAGTTCACCCCTCAAAAAGTGCTTCAGGAAAAATATGATAAAATGGAAGAACTTTATGTGCAAAAATTCCATGGCAACGGGTCAATAAGAGAAAGGGTCGAAAAATAA
- a CDS encoding undecaprenyl-phosphate glucose phosphotransferase gives MTVGGKLKSSIKITQKGSDAGIGSEVGFDAALKPGLDAQTTRLVYSMNIASGLVTIADALILLGTGFGIFWYYVGLGSPIFLDYALAMVLVTTTVVVAFSQANLYSVETICNPKGHMHKILGIGAVTFLSFLAIAFALKIVGDFSRVWVFSWFLLSCLLIFLERSLCRFLFWRWAHMGRVSHKIVIVGAGEQAKKFLEQMQSAKEPWLEVAGVFDDRKERIGPSFMGYQILGTVDDLLCYARKHRVDDIVISLPWNAYHRILDLTKKLGELPIHIRLGSDLAGFVHLFPSFSFISGVPMLHLVNKPLDGWTYVWKMIEDKILGLLILALLSPILLIIALAIKLESPGPVFFRQKRYGFNNNEFMIYKFRSMYHGRPPEKGVPQATKTDPRITRVGAFLRRTSLDELPQLFNVLNGTMSVVGPRPHAVEHNEEYSRIINGYFARHRVKPGITGWAQVNGWRGETEVPEKMRARVEHDIYYIENWSLLFDAKILAMTASVVASQKNAY, from the coding sequence GTGACAGTCGGCGGTAAATTAAAATCCTCCATTAAAATAACCCAAAAGGGAAGCGATGCCGGCATTGGTTCGGAGGTGGGTTTTGATGCGGCACTCAAACCCGGATTGGATGCGCAAACGACCCGTCTTGTTTATTCTATGAACATCGCCTCGGGTCTTGTCACTATCGCCGACGCATTGATTCTGCTGGGTACCGGTTTTGGCATTTTCTGGTACTACGTGGGTTTGGGGTCTCCTATTTTTCTGGATTATGCCCTGGCGATGGTTTTAGTGACCACAACGGTCGTTGTGGCCTTCTCTCAGGCAAATCTTTACAGCGTAGAGACGATATGCAACCCGAAGGGCCACATGCACAAAATTCTGGGAATCGGTGCTGTCACCTTCTTGTCGTTTTTAGCAATCGCCTTTGCGTTGAAAATTGTCGGCGATTTTTCGCGCGTGTGGGTTTTTTCCTGGTTTTTGCTGTCTTGTCTTTTAATTTTTTTGGAAAGGAGCCTTTGCCGTTTTCTGTTTTGGCGATGGGCCCATATGGGGCGGGTTTCTCATAAAATTGTCATTGTTGGTGCCGGAGAGCAAGCCAAAAAATTTCTTGAGCAAATGCAAAGTGCTAAGGAGCCCTGGCTCGAGGTTGCAGGAGTGTTTGATGATAGAAAAGAGCGGATCGGGCCTTCCTTTATGGGATATCAGATTTTAGGAACGGTTGACGACCTCCTCTGTTACGCGCGGAAGCATCGCGTTGATGATATTGTTATTTCGCTCCCCTGGAATGCTTATCATCGTATCCTCGATCTAACTAAGAAACTTGGAGAGCTCCCTATACATATTCGCCTGGGTTCAGACTTGGCGGGTTTCGTGCATTTGTTCCCGAGTTTTAGCTTTATCAGCGGCGTTCCCATGCTGCATTTGGTGAACAAACCTCTGGACGGCTGGACCTATGTTTGGAAAATGATTGAAGACAAAATTCTGGGTCTGCTCATTTTGGCTCTGCTTTCCCCGATTCTATTGATCATCGCTTTGGCCATTAAACTCGAAAGCCCTGGACCGGTTTTTTTCAGACAGAAACGTTATGGATTCAATAATAATGAGTTCATGATCTATAAATTTCGCAGTATGTATCACGGGCGTCCACCAGAAAAAGGCGTCCCGCAGGCAACGAAAACGGACCCCCGCATCACCCGGGTCGGTGCCTTTCTTCGCAGAACCAGTTTAGACGAACTGCCGCAACTATTTAATGTCCTCAATGGAACCATGTCGGTCGTGGGGCCAAGGCCGCACGCCGTAGAACACAATGAAGAATATTCCCGAATTATCAATGGTTATTTTGCCAGGCACCGGGTGAAACCGGGAATCACTGGTTGGGCACAGGTCAATGGCTGGCGCGGGGAAACGGAAGTCCCAGAGAAAATGCGGGCCCGTGTGGAGCACGATATTTATTATATCGAAAACTGGTCTTTGCTTTTTGACGCTAAGATTCTGGCTATGACTGCCTCGGTCGTTGCCTCTCAAAAGAATGCATATTGA
- the cpsG gene encoding multidrug MFS transporter: MIFVSVGTENFQFDRLLECIDKGIESRDIEGTVFAQTGCSGYRPRHYQFKDYIAYDEMVENIELADIVIMHAGIGSTLLCLELGKVPILLPRMYEKNEHLDDHQLEFSKKFQTVKKAIVVYNEEELLFAIKNYHNLVNDIKNNKTSGVDRLRLDEHLTGLLG, from the coding sequence ATGATATTTGTTTCTGTTGGGACAGAAAACTTTCAATTTGATCGTCTCTTGGAATGCATAGACAAGGGGATAGAAAGTAGAGATATCGAGGGCACGGTTTTTGCCCAGACCGGCTGTTCTGGCTATCGTCCGAGGCACTATCAATTCAAAGATTATATTGCTTATGACGAGATGGTGGAAAACATCGAATTGGCGGATATCGTCATTATGCATGCGGGTATAGGATCGACTCTATTATGCCTCGAGTTAGGAAAGGTTCCTATATTATTGCCAAGGATGTACGAGAAAAATGAACATTTGGATGATCACCAGCTGGAGTTCTCAAAAAAGTTTCAAACAGTTAAAAAAGCCATTGTTGTCTATAACGAGGAAGAATTGCTTTTTGCCATCAAGAATTACCATAACCTGGTGAATGATATAAAAAATAATAAAACCTCTGGTGTGGATCGTCTCAGACTGGATGAGCATTTGACCGGACTTTTGGGTTAA